The window ATTAATTTTCGGAGGTTTAGTTATGCAGACCTTAGCTTATGGATTTCCCAAGCTGGGAGAGAAGAGAGAGTTCAAAAATCTCTTGGAGAGCTTTTGGAAAGGTAAGATATTAGAAGGAGAATTTCTAAAAGGTATGAATTCCCTTAGAGATTGGATGGTGGAAAACTATAGAGCCAATGTGGATCTTTTTCCCTCTAATGAGCTATCTTACTACGATTTTATGTTGGATACCGCTGTAATGGTTGGAGCTATACCTTCAAGGTTTGGGCACTTTGAAGGTCTCAGTACATATTTTGAAATGGCACGTGGAAAGCAAGCAATGGAGCTGACCAAGTACTTTAATACTAATTACCACTACATAGTTCCGGAGCTTGAAAACACAAACTTCAAATTGCTAAGGAACTACCCCCTTGAGGATTACCTCTACTTTAAAAGCAAGGGTATAGAAACCCTACCCAAGATGATATCCCCCTATACCTTTTTGAAGCTTTCTAAGGCACTTATTAAAGAAGAAAGATCTGATCTGCCTCTTTATCGGCTGTCCAAAATAGATAAAAGCGCAGACTTAGAGAGGTATATGAATACTCTACTCTCCGTTTACGAAGAAGCCATCAAACAGCTCAGACAAGAAGGTGCTAAGGAGATCCTCTTAGAGGATCCAGCTCTTTGCTACGAGATGGAAGATGATGAATGGGACATCGTCAGCGAGATGTATAAAGGTTTGAGTAAGCATGCGGACATATATGTGATTACCTATTACGACAGCGTATCTAACTACAGAAGATTTGTGGAACTTCCTGTGAAAGCCTTAGGTCTTGACCTTGTATCAAACAGCGAAAACTTAGAGAACATAAGAAGGTTCGGCTTTCCCGCTGATAAAAAGCTTATAGCTGGCGTCATAAATGGTAGACAGGTGTGGAGAGCAAACCTTGTGGAAAAGGTAAAGCTCGTGGAAGAGCTTATGAAAATATCCCAACAAGTTATAATATCCAACTCGTGCCCTCTCTTTCATCTTCCCGTCAGCAAGCAGTCAGAAGAGGATCTTCCCGTTCATAGCGTGCAGATAGAAGGTTTACCCGTCATGAGTTTGAAAGAAAGACTATCCTTCGCTAAAGAGAAGCTGGAAGAGCTAAAACTCATTAAGGAAGTTATAGAAGGTGATCAGCAGGCCCGAATGGAACTGCAGAGAATTCAAGAACTTGTTAGTATACCTTTTGGTGAAAGGGAAGATGTGAAAAAGAGACTCAAAGATCTTACAGATCGTGACTTTGGTAGGGATCTTACTTACAAAGATAGAACGAAACTGCAACAGGATCTTTTACAGCTTCCGATGTTTCCTACAACTACAATAGGTTCCTTTCCTCAAACTGAGGAAGTTAGAAAGATGAGAGCTTTATACAGCACAGGTAAGCTTTCCGATCAGGAGTATAAGGAGTTTATCAAGAAACAGATAGAGCATGTGATAAAGGTTCAAGAAGAAATAGGTCTTGATGTATTGGTGCATGGAGAATTTGAGAGAACAGATATGGTAGAGTTTTTCGCTCAAAAGCTGGAAGGTGTCGCAACCACCAAACATGGTTGGGTTCTATCTTACGGCTCAAGAGTTTATAGACCTCCCATCATTTACGGAGATGTGTATAGATCAGCACCTATGACGGTGGAGGAGATAACTTACGCCCAGTCATTGACGGAAAAACCTGTTAAAGGTATGCTTACTGGACCTGTAACCATACTAAACTGGAGCTACCACAGAGAAGACATACCCAAAAAGGAGATAGCTTATCAAATAGCCTTAGCTCTCCTTGATGAAGTCAGAGATCTGGAAAATGCTGGTATAAAGATAATACAGATCGATGAACCTGCCTTCAGGGAAGGTGCGCCTCTCAAGAGGAAGGACTGGGATGAGTACTTTGACTGGGCTGTAAAGGCTTTCAGGCTCTGTTCGAAGGCAAAACCGCAAACTCAAATACACACACACATGTGTTATAGCGAGTTTAATGATGTTATAGATTACATATATCAAATGGACTTTGACGTCATATCAATAGAGGCTTCAAGAAGTAAAGGTGAAATAATAGAAGCCTTTGAGAAGTTTAAAAAATGGGACAGACAGATAGGTATAGGTGTGTACGACATTCACTCACCTGCAGTACCGACAAAGGAGAGCATCAGGTTCGTGATAGAAAGGGCTATGAAGGTTCTACCCAAAGATCTTCTGTGGGTAAATCCAGACTGCGGACTAAAAACGAGAAGGTGGGAAGAAGTCATACCATCTCTTAAAAACATGGTAGAGGTGGCAAAGGAGATAAGAGAGAAGTATGCGGTAGTTTGAATGAGCATACTCAGTGAGTTTTTGAGAGAGGTAGATGAAGGTTATGCGGTAATTGGTACTTCCGGAAGGCTGATTTACGCCAACAGTTTTATGATCAGCAAGAGCATACTAAAGAGGGATTGCGAAGGGAAGCCTTATTACGAATGTATCAAGGTGCTTAGCCTAATATCGGCGGTAGCCGAAGGGCTCAGTGAAAAAAGAAGGGTAAGCGTGTCCTTTGAACATGAAGATGTTGAGTACAAAGCCGACATTTTCCCCACAGGTGATGGAATTCTCGTTCGTCTCACAGACATAACACAGTTCAAAAGGTACGAAAGATCAAAAAAGGAGTTTATAGCTAACATCTCTCACGAGCTTAAAACACCCATCGCTATTATAAACAGCATACTTGAAACTCTTCTGGAAGAAGAAAAGGGTTATGAAAAAAGGAGAATGATAGAGAGAGCCTTACGAAGAACTCAGGAGATGAAAAACATAGTGGATGATCTTCTGATCATCACCAGGCTTGAATCTGGAGAGGAGAAACTTCACAAAAGGATCGTAAATCTGAAAGAACTTGTGAATGTAGTGTTTGATATGTTAAAAGAGATAGCAGACAGCTCAAAAGTTGAACTTCTAAATACCGTGGATGAGAATGTGAATATTTACGCTGATGAAGAAAAGATGAGCCTCCTACTTTTGAACCTTGTGGATAATGCTATAAAGTACAACAGAAAAAATGGAAAAGTGATTGTAAGAGGATGCAGAAAAGGGGATCATGTTCTTATAGAAGTCTCCGATACGGGTATAGGCATTCCCAAAGAGCATATACCCTTTATCTTTGAGAGGTTTTATCGGGTTGATAGATCAAGGTCAAGAGAGCTTGGCGGTACTGGACTTGGACTTTCCATAGTTAAACACGTAGCTCTCTCGCACGGTGGAAAAGTAGAGGTGGATAGCAAAGAGGGAGAAGGCAGTACTTTTAGGGTGTACATACCTCAAAGCATGTGACCGAGTTTTTTCTTCTTAGTCTCAAGATACACCTTGTTGTGAGGATTTGGCTCAATTTTGAGAGGGACAACCTCTACAACTTCAAGCCCATAGCCTTCTAAAGCCACTATCTTCCTTGGGTTATTCGTCAAAAGTCTCATTTTCCTTACCCCGAGATCAAGTAAGATCTGCACCCCAACACCGTAATCCCTAAGGTCTGCGGGATAACCTATCTTTTCATTAGCCTCTACAGTATCGTATCCCATATCTTGAAGATGATAAGCTTTTATTTTGTTAACTATCCCTATACCTCTTCCTTCGTGACCCATTATGTACACAAGGACACCTTTACCCTCTTTGGCTATCATCTCCATAGCGGTTTCAAGCTGAGATCTGCAGTCACATCTGAGAGATCTAAATACGTCACCTGTAAGGCACTCTGAATGAACCCTTACAAGCACCGGCTCATCCTCCTTCCACTCTCCCATAGTTAGAGCTACTTGCTCCTCACCCGTGAGTGCGTGCTTGTAGGCATGTATCTTAAAAAAGCCATATCTCGTGGGAAGGTTCGCAGTAGCCTCCTTTAGAACAAGTCTTTCCCTCTTTAATCTGTATCTTATAAGGTCGGCTATGGTAATTATCTTAAGTCCAAATTTCTTTGCAAACTTAATAAGATCGGGAAGTCTTGCCATAGTCCCATCTTCATTCATGATCTCGCATATAACACCTGCAGGATAGAGTCCCGCAAGCTTTGCAAGATCAACGGAAGCCTCTGTATGTCCAGCCCTCTCAAGTACACCTCCTGGCTTTGCTCTGAGAGGAAAGACATGTCCAGGTCTTATAAAATCGGAAGGCTTCGCTTCGTGGCTTATAGCTAATCTTATGGTGATCGCTCTATCGTATGCGGATATACCTGTTGTTGTACCAAACTTGGGATGAGCATCTACAGACACGCAAAAATAAGTCCCCTTAGGATCCGTATTTCTGGTAGCCATAGGGTAAAGATCAAGCTCTTCACACCTTTCCGGAGTAAGCGTAAGGCAGACAAGTCCACGCCCATACTTAGTCATGAAGTTTATAGCCTCAGGCGTTACCTTCTCGGCAGCCATAACCAGATCACCTTCATTTTCCCTATCTGGATCGTCAACCACTATGACCATCTTACCCTCCCTTATGTCCTCTATAGCTTCCTCAATACTGCTAAACCTGAAATCCTCCATTTGTCACCTCCTGATCAGATTTTCCTTAAGTTCTTTGATCTTCTCTAAAGTATTATCTATAACACTCTTTTTTTCTTCATCTTCTTGTACCACTTTTACCTCCTTCCCGGCGAGATCTGAAGCTATTGCGTTTATGATTTTGGGACCAAAATGTGTCCACATGTGATCTATGAGTAAAAAAGCCAAAAGTAGATATATTATATACTTCACCATTTGTAATTTAAAATATTCCCACGTATGGACAGTGTAAAGTGGCTATTCTTGAGGACAAAGTCATACATACACCTAATCCTTATGGCGCTATTAGGTTCAGCTCTTGAATCTGCAGGGACAACAGGTATAAGCCTCATAGCAAAAAACCTCGTTGATAATGTGTTCTTGATGAAAAGCTACGAAGAGCTTTTTAAAACTGTATTTTTTTTGCTGTCCTTTGCCTTACTCAATCAGGCGGGAAATCTTCTCGCTTCCCTGTTTATAAATCTTTACTCTGAGCTTGAAATAAAGAAAACAAGAAAGGAAGTGTTTGACAGGCTTTTGGGTGCACCCTACGGATTTTTATCAAAAAGCTCTTCCGGGGACCTCATAACAAGACTCCTATCAGATATCCAGTCGTATAGATCCCTTCTTGGGGATCACATTCCCAAACTTTTTAGAGATCCTTTAACCGTACTTGCACTGCTTGGTGTACTCCTTTACAGGGATTTTATACTTACGTTATTTCTGGGTATACTTTTGCCTCTCTTAGCTTTTGCGGTAAGATATTTCGGTTACAAGAAGGGTAAACACACGAGAAGACTTCAGGAAAATGTAGGTATGCTTACGCAAAGCTTGGCTCACGTGCTTAGGGGATACGAGAATATAAAGATGTACTCTTCCGAAGTGAAGTTTTCCGAATGGTTTTCTTCATTCAACGAAAAGGTCTTCAAAGCCAGTATGAAATCGGTCGTTTACTCCACCGCCAACTCAGTTTTCAACTTTATCTTCGGATACGTTGTAGTATCCATCATAATCCTGTATGGTGGTGTAAGAGTGATACAGGGAAGTATAACCGCGGGTGACTTCGTGTCTTACATAACCGCATTATTCCTGCTTCACCAACCTCTATCAGAGGTTCAAAAGGGTTTGATGGAGGTAAGGGCAGGTATACCCATACTCAATAGGATAAGGGAGCTTCTACATATACCGCAGGAGAAGTCAGGAAACATCCTTTTCACCACTTTAAAGGAGAGCATAACTGTGCAGGATCTGAAAGTTACGTTGGGAGACGAAAAGCTTCTAAAAGGAGTTAGTTTGAAAGTTAGAAAAGGTGAAAAGATAGGAGTTATAGGTAGTACAGGTTCGGGAAAAACTACCTTTCTGAGAGTTCTTGCAGGATTACTGCCTTATGACGGGGTCGTAAGGTATGATGGCTTTGATCTAAAGGATATAGATAAGGAAAGCTTCAGAAGTTGTGTGGGTTTCTTTACGCAGGAGCCCTTCATCTTTGCAGGTAGTGTAAGGGATAACCTTCTTATAGCCAAAAAAGATGCGAGCGATGAGGAGATGAAAAAAGCCCTTGATCTTGCCATGTGCGATTTTGTAAAAAGCCTCGATCAGATATTGGAAGAAGGTGGCAGGAATTTATCTGGAGGTGAGATGCAAAGGCTTGCCCTCGCAAGATTATTCCTAAAAAGTCCAGACATAATCTTTCTTGATGAGGTTACGTCAGCTATGGATGTAAAGACCGAGGAGGAAGTTTTAAAGAATATTTTTGAGTTTTTTAAGGATAGGACTGTGATCTTAGTAGCTCATAGATTCTCCAATGTACTTTTGTGTGACCGTGTACTCGCTTTTAAAGAAGGAAGCCTAATTGCAGAAGGCAAACCGCAAGAGGTCATAAAATTTTTCCTTCAAAGCCCGTAAAGAGCTATATTGCTAATGTTGGCGAGTCTTAAAGTGTTTTCCATATCAATTATGTATATCTTACCAGCTTCAAGGAATATGGCATCACCCTTTATCTTTTTTACCACTTCCACAGTTTTAGGTCCTATAGTAGGGACATCTATGCGAAAGTCCTGAAGCTTCCTGGCAACTTTTATAACTCTACAATTCCTTCCAGCAACTTTTCCTGCTCTCTCAATAGCCTCTTGTGTTCCTTCCATAGCTTCCACACTCACCACGGATTTATCTTTAACCACTACAGTCTGTCCTATATCAAGATTAGCTATTTCCTTAGCTATTGGAAAACCCCAGAGACCATCTTCCATAGCTTCCTTAGATGGTTCTACAAGACCTATTTTCCCGATCGGTGCGAGAAGGTCTTCAAGGTAAGGCTTTGGATCTATAAATTCAAAACCTCTGTTCTCGAGTTCTTGCATGAATGCCTTGACTATAGTTTGAGGCTTTCTGTCTTTGGATCTCCTCAATATGGAAAAAGCTATGCTGTCAAAAGCAAAAATGTGAGAAAAGATCAATTTATGTTCAAACTTTCCCAGCATAACTATCTTCTTTATCTGCTTTTTTTCAAGGAGATTTATGAGCTTTCCCACCTTACCCACAGGTAAATGTTCGTCTGCATGAGCGGTAGTTATACCTCTGACACCTACGGTGAAAACCTCCACACCCCTTTTAGTTGCCTCCCGCTGAAAAGCGGATGGTAGATCACCCCACCCTGCTATTAGACATACCTTCATTCCCTTTCCCTTTTTATGAGCTTTAAAAATTCTTCCCTAGTTCTTATGTCACTCAAGAATATACCGCGAAGAGCTGAAGTAGTCGTTATGTGTCCTGGAGATAGCACACCCCTCATTGACATACAAAGATGCTCCATTTCTAATACAACAGCTACACCTTTAGGTTTCAGCTGTTGCATCAAAAAGTCAGCTATCTCATTGGTGAGTCTTTCCTGAAGCTGAGGTTTCAGGGCAAAAGCCTTTACAGTTCTCACAAGCTTTGAAAGACCACAAACTATCCCATCTGGTATGTATGCTACGTGAGCCTTTCCAAAAAAGGGGAGAAGGTGATGTTCGCATATGCTATACACGTTTATGTCTTTTACAAGAACCATTTCGTTGTATGAACCAAACTCCTCAAAAAGTTTGAAATCAAACTCTCTTATCTTTTCGAACTCTTCCCACATGCGAGCCACTCTATCAGGAGTTTCTCTAAGTCCTTCCCTGTTTGGATCTTCTCCTATGCCTTCCAAAAGCAATCTTACCGCCTGCTTTATCTTTTCTTTGTCCACAGCCATGATGGTTTATTATAAGCATAAACCCAAAAACGGGGGGGTTAAAATCAGTCAGCCCGCGGTCTTGGTGTACTTTCTGTGGAGGCTGGAAGCACGGGAACCTCAAGAGCCTGTTTAGGGATTTGACCGGTTAAGGACTTTAGAAAAGCTGTTATGTATTTTATTTCTTCATTCGTCAATTCCTTGTTTAGCTGAGTTTTTGCCATTATTCTAACTGCATCTTCCAAATTCCACACACTACCATCGTGAAAGTACGGGTAAGTTTTTTCTATGTTCCTGAGTGAGGGTGCTTTAAATACGAACATATCCTCTTCCTTATGCGTAACTCCAAACCTTCCAAGGTCAACGGGAATAGTCGGTTTGTCCAAAGTTACATAAGGTGCGGTTGCTTTCCAGTAATCCACGAACTGACCGAACTTGAAAAATCCGTTCCCACCTACAGCAGTCCCACTGTGGCATGCAACACAGCCTACTTCTATAAAGAGCTTCAATCCTTTCTTTTCTTCGTTAGTTAGAGCACTGGTGTTACCTTTTAGAAACTCATCAAATCTTGATGGTGTAACCAATGTCCTTTCAAAAGCTCCTATAGCTTTTCCAACATTTTCGTATCTAAGTGGGTCTTTTTCATTGGGAAAGGCTTTTTTAAACATCTCCACATACTCAGGTATGGATTTTAGCCTTTGTAAAACTTCCTTTTCCGATGGCATAGCCATCTCTATAGGATTTAGTATAGGACCGAGCGCTTGCTCCTCCACATCTTTTGCCCTTCCATCCCAAAATTGTGCGATGTGAAGCGCTGCATTATATACACTGGGAGCATTTCTGGGTCCTATTGCCCATCTGTGACCTATTGACGTGGGAAGATTATCAACTCCGTAAGTTGCCAAATTGTGACATGTGTTACAGCTTATAACTCCACTTTTGGACAGTCTTGGGTCGTAAAAAAGCGTTTTTCCAAGCATTACCTTTTCACTGGTAATTGGATTATTCGGATTTTCAACTACACTTGGTAAAGGTGCAAAAAACTGCCTCGCTTGAGTTAAGAGTTTTTCATCCTCGTTTTGAGCATTTGCCTTTGCGTAGATACTTATCCCACCTGCTAACAAAACCGCACCTAAAAGTACCTTCCTCATCCTTCTTACCTCCATCCATATTGTAATATTAGAATAACATAAAACGTATTCATTATCAAATGAAAATAAATTTTTGTTATAATGGTAAAATGCGGGAGTAAGGGGATGGTGATAAGGATACTTGCCAACATTGTAAAGTCCTTAGGCATCTGTGAAGAAAAGTGTATCTCCTGCGGTGGTAAGATCTACTACTTAGATCAAGGCTATGTGTGTGAAAAATGCATCAAAAGCCTAAAGCCTTACCATCCTGTCCAATACAAGAGGCTGGATTACATAAGATCTTACAGAGTATTCGGAAGATATGAAGGAACGCTCAAAGATATCATTCAAAATGTAAAGTTTCACGCAAATATCCCTTTGGCTCACCTGCTTGGGAAAACTATATCTCCTTATCTATGGGAGTATATACAAAACCTAAAGCCCGACCTTATAACCTGTCCAGCTATAAACGTAAGGCGCTATTGGTCAAGGGGATTTAACCACGCAGAAGAGATACTAAAAGGTGCTGATGTACCTTACATAAAGGTATTTACGAGGACTGGCTTTGATCCAGCTTCCGCTGGGTTAAAGAGTGAAGATAGGCTAAGGGTAGTAAAGAGCCATCATTTGAGAAAAAATACTATAGACCTTTTAGAGGATAAGAAGGTGCTTATATTTGACGATGTTCTTACAACAGGTGCAACCATAAAAAGACTTGCAGAGCTGGCACTTTCCGTAGGAGCATCACAGGTGCATGCCTTCTTTGTCGCTGAAGCTTTATAATTTATTTTCATGCTTTCCACAGCTTTGATCACCGACCTTTATGAGCTTACAATGGCTCAGAGCTATTTAGAAAGTGGTAAATTGGGAAAGGCAGTCTTCAGTCTCTTTGTAAGAAAGCTTCCTAAAAATAGGAACTTTTTAGTATCGTGCGGACTTGAGACTTTACTTGAATACATAGAGAAGTTTAGGTTCAAAGATGAGGAGCTGATGTATCTCAAAAGCTTGAAGATCTTCAAAGATAGCTTTCTTGATTACCTCAGAGAGTACGAGTTTAGAGGAAGCATATACGCCATACCTGAAGGGAGGATAGTTTTCCAGAATGAGCCTATCGTGCAGGTAGAGGCTTCGCTTCCCGATGCTCAGATCCTTGAGACCTTGGTTATAAACGTGATACACTTTCAAACTCTTTCAGCCTCAAAAGCTGTCAGGAGTTATTTAGTTTCAAAAGGTAAAACCCTCATAGACTTTGGTTTGAGAAGGGCACACATGCCTGAAGCTGGGCTTTATGCGGCAAGGGCAGGTTATATAGCTGGGTTTGAAGGTAGTTCAAACCTCCTTGCAGGTATGAAGTTTGGCATACCTGTCTTTGGCACGATGGCACACTCTTTCGTAATGGTATTTGATGAGGAGATAGACGCCTTCAGAGCCTTTGCCAGATCCTTTCCAGATAGAACGGTGCTTTTAGTAGACACTTACGATACTCTGGAGGGAGCAAAAAAGGCAGTCAAGCTAATGAAGGAAGGTATCAAGATAGTAGGTGTGAGACTTGATAGCGGGGATATAGAGGAACTTTCAAAGGGTGTTAGGAAGATATTTGATACGGAAGGCTTTAAGGATGTAAAAATAGTAGTGAGTGGAGGTGTTGATGAGTATGACATACAAAGGTGGCTCTCCGCAGGTTGTCCCATAGATGCTTTCGGTGTTGGAACCAAGTTTATAACATCCGAGGATGCCCCCTACCTTGATATAGCTTATAAGCTGGTTGAGTATGAAGGAAAACCTAAGTACAAGCTCAGTCCGGGAAAGGAAACTTTTCCATACAAGAGGCAAGTAATAAGACATTACGCTGGTGAGAAGATGGAGTATGATCAGGTGGTGCGGTACACAGAAGATGGCTTAGTTCGGCTAATACTTCATGAAGGCAAACTGAAAAAAAAACTTCCTACGCTCTTAGAGATAAGGGAAACGCTTATGGAGGAACTAAAAAGCCTTCCTGAAAGTCTCGCTTCTCTTGAAAAATCCGAATACACGGTAAAAATAGAACACATACCTTAAATATCTATGAAGTACGTTACTTTAGCTACTGCAGGGCATGTGGATCATGGAAAGACGTCGCTCATAAAGGCACTTACAAACATTGATACCGATAGATTGCCCCAAGAGAAAGAAAGAGGTATGAGCATAGATATAGGCTTTGCGTTTATTGACTATCCTCAGATAAATACGAGAGTGGAGATCATAGACATACCTGGACACGAAAGGTTTCTCAAAAATGCCATTGCAGGACTTTCAAGCGCTCAGGGGGTTTTGCTCGTGATAGATACTAACGAAGGTATTATGCCTCAAACGATCCAACATGTAAACCTCATGAAAAGTTTTGGGATATACCACTGTCTGGTTGTGCTTACAAAGATAGACAGGTCAGATCCTATGCTCGTACAGATTGTTAAAGAGTATGTAGAGGAATTCTTAAGCAAGGAAGGAGTAATGTGTTTTGGTTTTTTCCCAGTTTCATCAACCGAAGGAACGGGGCTTGAAGAACTAAGAGAAGGTATAGGGAGTTATGTGAGAGATTTGAAAGAACCCGATTGGGATGCCTTCTTCAGGATGAATATAGATTCAGCTTTTCACGTGAAGGGTTACGGAACTGTAGTGAGGGGAAGTTGTATATCAGGCAGATTAAAAGAAGGCGATACACTTATCGCAGAGCCTATAGGAATCGAAGGTAAAGTAAGAAGAATACAGAATCACGGAAAGTTTGTTAAAGAGGGTAAGGCTGGAGAGAGGCTCGCTCTTAATATACCCGAAATGGATACCAAATTAATAGAGAGGGGCTTTTGGCTCGTAAAAAAAGGAGAATTGATGAAAACCAAGTTTTTGCTTATATCCACAAAAGATATAAAGCCTGGAAAGGAATACGTGTTCTTCTTCGGTATGAGGGGTGTGTCGGGCATAGCAAAACACATACAGGATGACATTTATGCTATTAAACTTTCTCAATTCGTAATATGTGCAAGAGAGGATAAGGGTCCGATACTTGATACCTCAGGTAGATATGTGGGAAGTTATACCCTTGTTCATCCTCATCCCAAGAAATTTTCTAAGAACTTCATAAAAAGACATATCACCTTATTAAAAGAGGATCTGGTAAATTACCAAATTATTGAAGGGGGTTTAAAGGGTGTAAATTTGAAAGAGATAAGCGCATCCTTAGGAAAAGCTATAAATCCTCAACATTTGCATGGAGTACGCATAGGTATGTTTATATATTCAGCACATATAATAGGAGAGCTTAGGAATAAGCTTGTACAACTTCTTGAAATGCACAAAGGTATGATGAGACTTGCTGAGGCTAAAAGCAAGCTTAGGGTGAGTGATGAGGTACTTAGCTATCTTCTTAAAGAGACGAGAGGCTACACCGTGGTTGAGGGATACATAATCAATGAGAAAAAGGCGGATATTGAGGCACTTGAAAGCTTCAAGAAGCTCATCCAGGCTATGAAAGATGGTATAAAGGAGGAGAGGGAACTGATAGCTTTTAA is drawn from Hydrogenobacter sp. and contains these coding sequences:
- a CDS encoding nicotinate phosphoribosyltransferase, with the protein product MLSTALITDLYELTMAQSYLESGKLGKAVFSLFVRKLPKNRNFLVSCGLETLLEYIEKFRFKDEELMYLKSLKIFKDSFLDYLREYEFRGSIYAIPEGRIVFQNEPIVQVEASLPDAQILETLVINVIHFQTLSASKAVRSYLVSKGKTLIDFGLRRAHMPEAGLYAARAGYIAGFEGSSNLLAGMKFGIPVFGTMAHSFVMVFDEEIDAFRAFARSFPDRTVLLVDTYDTLEGAKKAVKLMKEGIKIVGVRLDSGDIEELSKGVRKIFDTEGFKDVKIVVSGGVDEYDIQRWLSAGCPIDAFGVGTKFITSEDAPYLDIAYKLVEYEGKPKYKLSPGKETFPYKRQVIRHYAGEKMEYDQVVRYTEDGLVRLILHEGKLKKKLPTLLEIRETLMEELKSLPESLASLEKSEYTVKIEHIP
- the selB gene encoding selenocysteine-specific translation elongation factor; amino-acid sequence: MKYVTLATAGHVDHGKTSLIKALTNIDTDRLPQEKERGMSIDIGFAFIDYPQINTRVEIIDIPGHERFLKNAIAGLSSAQGVLLVIDTNEGIMPQTIQHVNLMKSFGIYHCLVVLTKIDRSDPMLVQIVKEYVEEFLSKEGVMCFGFFPVSSTEGTGLEELREGIGSYVRDLKEPDWDAFFRMNIDSAFHVKGYGTVVRGSCISGRLKEGDTLIAEPIGIEGKVRRIQNHGKFVKEGKAGERLALNIPEMDTKLIERGFWLVKKGELMKTKFLLISTKDIKPGKEYVFFFGMRGVSGIAKHIQDDIYAIKLSQFVICAREDKGPILDTSGRYVGSYTLVHPHPKKFSKNFIKRHITLLKEDLVNYQIIEGGLKGVNLKEISASLGKAINPQHLHGVRIGMFIYSAHIIGELRNKLVQLLEMHKGMMRLAEAKSKLRVSDEVLSYLLKETRGYTVVEGYIINEKKADIEALESFKKLIQAMKDGIKEERELIAFKDILSLAVRKGYVHSLGEFLYISDTLFNEFVNKLRQLGETFNIQQAKEKLGLTRKYLIPLLEYMDRKGLTVREEQVRRFLR
- a CDS encoding phosphoribosyltransferase family protein translates to MVIRILANIVKSLGICEEKCISCGGKIYYLDQGYVCEKCIKSLKPYHPVQYKRLDYIRSYRVFGRYEGTLKDIIQNVKFHANIPLAHLLGKTISPYLWEYIQNLKPDLITCPAINVRRYWSRGFNHAEEILKGADVPYIKVFTRTGFDPASAGLKSEDRLRVVKSHHLRKNTIDLLEDKKVLIFDDVLTTGATIKRLAELALSVGASQVHAFFVAEAL